In one Chitinivibrionales bacterium genomic region, the following are encoded:
- a CDS encoding flavodoxin family protein, with protein MSKKVLILSSSPRRGGNSDLLCDQFAKGAQKAEHHAEKLFLKDKKINYCTGCGTCLNGKKPCPQKDDMAGILEKMISADVIVMATPVYFYTMCGQMKTFIDRCCSRYTEIKDKEFYFIVTAADDSKPAMERTIEGFRAFMSCLDRPQEKGIIFGTGAWNIGDIKESDAMNEAFEMGNKI; from the coding sequence ATGAGCAAGAAGGTTTTGATTTTATCTTCGAGTCCAAGGAGAGGCGGAAATTCCGACCTGCTGTGTGATCAATTTGCAAAAGGAGCGCAGAAAGCCGAGCATCATGCCGAAAAACTCTTCCTAAAGGACAAGAAAATCAATTACTGCACAGGATGCGGAACGTGTCTCAATGGAAAAAAGCCGTGCCCGCAAAAAGACGATATGGCGGGTATTCTGGAAAAGATGATCTCGGCTGATGTAATTGTCATGGCAACCCCTGTTTACTTTTACACAATGTGCGGGCAAATGAAAACGTTTATAGACCGATGCTGCTCGCGCTATACCGAGATCAAGGACAAGGAATTCTATTTTATCGTGACGGCAGCTGACGATAGCAAACCGGCAATGGAAAGAACAATCGAAGGATTTAGGGCATTCATGTCGTGTCTTGACAGACCACAGGAAAAAGGCATCATTTTCGGTACGGGTGCCTGGAATATTGGAGATATAAAGGAAAGTGATGCTATGAATGAAGCATTTGAAATGGGTAACAAAATATAG
- a CDS encoding aldo/keto reductase: protein MQKRKLGMSNLEVSAIGLGCMGMSFAYGPAPDKKEMISLIRKAVERGVTFFDTAEAYGPYVNEELVGEALSPFRGQVVIATKFGFKFGPNGQQLGQDSRPDHIKQVAEASLKRLRVDAIDLFYQHRVDTSVPIEDVAGTIKQLIQDGKVKHFGLSEAGAKTVRRANAVQPVTAVQSEYSLWWRRPEEELLPVLEELGIGFVPFSPLGKGFLTGKINESTTFDKTDFRNIVPRFTSENRKANQTLVDLLTKISIKKKATPAQAALAWLLAQKPWIVPIPGTTKLHRLEENLGSATIELTADDLHEIEDAASKIKVQGARYPEELERRTGL from the coding sequence ATGCAGAAACGTAAACTTGGTATGAGTAATCTGGAAGTATCAGCTATTGGACTTGGATGCATGGGAATGAGCTTTGCCTACGGTCCCGCACCCGATAAGAAGGAAATGATCTCCCTGATCAGGAAGGCGGTCGAACGAGGGGTAACATTCTTCGATACTGCGGAGGCTTATGGCCCTTATGTCAACGAAGAGCTTGTAGGTGAAGCACTGTCTCCCTTCCGTGGGCAAGTCGTGATAGCCACAAAGTTCGGGTTCAAGTTCGGCCCAAATGGCCAGCAGCTGGGGCAGGATAGCCGGCCCGACCACATTAAGCAGGTTGCCGAAGCGTCGCTGAAACGACTCCGGGTGGACGCTATAGATCTCTTTTATCAACATCGCGTTGACACCAGCGTGCCGATTGAAGACGTTGCCGGGACGATAAAGCAGTTAATTCAGGACGGCAAGGTAAAACATTTCGGACTTTCCGAGGCGGGAGCCAAAACTGTCCGGCGTGCCAACGCAGTTCAACCCGTGACTGCCGTACAAAGCGAATATTCGCTGTGGTGGAGACGCCCCGAGGAAGAATTGCTGCCGGTTTTGGAAGAACTAGGGATCGGATTCGTTCCTTTTAGTCCCTTGGGTAAAGGTTTCCTTACCGGAAAGATCAACGAAAGTACAACCTTCGATAAGACCGACTTCAGGAATATCGTCCCTCGTTTTACTTCGGAGAACCGAAAGGCAAATCAAACTCTTGTCGATTTGCTTACCAAGATTTCAATCAAGAAAAAAGCAACCCCCGCGCAGGCTGCGCTTGCCTGGCTACTCGCGCAAAAACCGTGGATAGTTCCTATCCCGGGAACGACCAAACTGCATCGTCTCGAAGAGAACCTTGGATCAGCGACTATCGAATTGACCGCTGACGATCTCCACGAGATTGAGGACGCAGCTTCAAAAATAAAGGTTCAGGGCGCCAGGTATCCGGAAGAGCTGGAACGGAGGACAGGGCTTTAA
- a CDS encoding adenylate kinase — MSNNNIVLFGPPGAGKGTQAKRLVELLSLPHVSTGDMFRFHIKNNTELGITAKSYSDKGKLVPDEVTIAMVKDRLGQKDMKAGFLLDGFPRSVPQAQALDKILKELGTKLDSVINIAVADEEIRSRLLKRAAIEGRADDADPNVIQNRIDTYKSQSEPCIKYYRPQGIVKDIDGVGSIDDVFGRIKKIFIH; from the coding sequence ATGTCTAACAACAACATCGTCCTCTTCGGCCCTCCGGGCGCGGGAAAAGGCACGCAGGCGAAAAGACTGGTCGAGCTGCTCTCCCTTCCGCATGTGTCAACCGGCGACATGTTCCGCTTTCACATCAAGAACAACACCGAACTGGGCATAACCGCCAAGAGCTATTCCGACAAGGGCAAGCTAGTCCCGGACGAGGTGACCATCGCCATGGTGAAAGACAGGCTCGGCCAGAAAGATATGAAGGCGGGATTTCTGCTCGACGGCTTTCCGCGCAGCGTGCCGCAGGCGCAGGCGCTCGATAAAATCCTAAAGGAACTCGGCACAAAGCTTGACTCTGTAATCAATATTGCCGTTGCGGACGAAGAAATCCGCTCGCGGCTGCTCAAACGCGCCGCCATCGAGGGCAGGGCCGACGATGCAGACCCCAACGTGATACAGAACCGCATCGACACCTACAAGAGCCAAAGCGAGCCGTGTATCAAATATTACCGGCCCCAAGGAATTGTGAAGGACATAGACGGTGTGGGCTCGATAGACGATGTGTTTGGAAGGATAAAGAAGATTTTTATTCATTAG